In Candidatus Binatia bacterium, the genomic window CGTTTCGAGCGGGGCGACGCGGAGAACCCAACGGCCTCGACCCCCGTTGTCTTCGTCGGCAGCTCGAGCATCGTCTTCTGGCAGACGGTGAAGGACGACATGGCACCGCTGCCGGTGCTGAACCGAGGCTTTGGTGGCTCGGCGACGCGCCAGGCGACGCACAACGTCGAACGGATCGTGCTTCCTTATGATCCCCGTGCGGTCGTTCTGTACGAGGGAGACAATGACCTCGCCTTTGGGATGAGCGCCGACTGCGTGCTGCTCGACATGCAAGCCTTCGTCGAGAAGGTCCATGCCGGGAAGCCCGGTGTGCCGATTTACATCCTCGCGGTGAAGCCCTCGATTGCGCGCGCGCATCTCTGGGAAGAGTCGGTCCGAGCCAACGCCCTCATCGCTGCGTTGGCGGAAGAGGATCCGGAGGTCACGTTTATCGACGTGGCAACGCCGATGTTCGATGAGGACGGGAAGTTGAACAAAGATCTCTTCGTTGCTGACGGGTTGCACATGAATGCCAAGGGCTACGCGATTTGGACCGAGGCGGTTCGACCGGTGCTTCTCGCCGATCTGAATTAGGAGCGAGCTGTGTCGGAATCGAAAGCGGGAGTCTGTGTCGTTACGGGTGTCGGGCCGGGGACGGGAGCGGCGTTGTGTCGTCGTTTCGCCAAAGGAGGGTACGCCGTTGCGATGCTCGCGCGGTCGGAGGAGCGGCTCCGGGAGCTCGAGTCCGAGGTCGCGGGCAGCCGGGCGTACCCTACCGACGTGACGGATCCCGATGCGATCCGCGCGACGTTCGAGAAGATCCGCAAGGAGATGGGACCGATCCAGGTTCTCCTCCACAACGCGGGCAACGCGAGCTTCGGTGACTTCTCGACGATCAGCGAGGACCAGTTCGAGGCGGCGTGGCGGATCAACAGCCTCGCTCTGCTCGTGTGTGGCCAAGAAGCGGCCCGGGACATGGTCGAGCAAGGAAGTGGTGCGATCCTAGTCACGGGTGCCACCGCGTCACTGCGCGGGGGTGAGATGTTCGCGGCCTTCGCGCCCGCCAAGGCCGCGCAGCGTTCTCTCGCACAGTCGATGGCGCGTCACCTCGGCGCGAAGGGAGTGCACGTCGCGTACGTGGTGGTCGACGGCGTCATCGACATGCCGACGACGCGCCAGTTCATGCCGGATCGTCCCGACGAGAAATTCCTCGCACCCGCCTCGATCGCCGAGACGTTCTTTCAGGTCGCTCACCAGGAGAAGTCGGCCTGGACGTTCGAGCTCGACGTCCGACCGTACGGCGAGAGCTGGTAAGCTGGGGGCTGCTAGCTCCCGATGCGCCGGAGCTGGTAGATGTTTTTCGTGATCGCCACGACCTCGCCGGTTTCGTCCTTGAGTTCGCACTCCCACTCGTAGTCGGCCTTGCCGTCGCGCTCGGCTCGTTCGGCAATTTCGGCGGCGTCCTTCGGATCGAGCCGGACCTCGACCGTAATGTCGGTCTTGGCTGGGCGACGGAAGCGGATGCTCATGTCCCTCACGATCGGGTAGAAGCGCGTTGCGTCGAAGGACGTCGCGAAGATCGCGCCCCCGGGCAGCTCGGCCAACGTGAACAGGGAGCCCGCGTACATGATCTGGACGTGGTTGATGTTCGGTTCGAAGGGCATCTTCATTTTCACGTAGCCCTTGTCGATCTCCACGACCTCGATGCCGGTGCGGGCGACGGCGGGGATGCCGGTGGCGAGGGACTTCTTGAGCTTGCCCTTCAATTCTTCGGTGAGTTCCATGGATGGATCTTCGCTTCTGGGAGGTTCGCTTTCCAGGGGTCGACGGGACGGGTACCCGCGTAGTACCTAGCTCTTCCTAAACCGCTCCCGTTCGGGACAGCCCATCGGATGGTTCTCATGAAGATCACGCACCACGCCCTGCTCGTTTCCCTCGCCGTACTGCTCGCTCCGCCCGCTCTGGCGCAAGAGGAGAAGGCGCCCGAGCCGATTGCCGGGGTTGCCGAGGCACTGCAGGAGGGCGAGGACGGCGCCGAGCCCGAGGCGGAACCGACGCCGGCCGTGAAGAGCTTCGATTGTGCCGTGGACATCGCCGGGGAGCGGTGCACGGTCCCTCTCAGCGAAGGGGATACGGTCGACGGGGCAGTCGCCTACAAGGCGCACACCGGCAAATGGGTAGATTTCGGCTGGGGCCCGTTCAACACGGAGGGGCAGGCCCACGGGTGTGACTGGGTTCTTTCCTTCCCCGATCGTCTCGTCGAAGAGCGTGGTTGCTTCGAAGCCGGCAAGCGGCACGGTCCGTGGGAGACGTGTCGACTTCGTTTGGATCCGAACGGCGGGGGTGTCGGCCCGGCGCCCGCGAAGTGCCCGACTACCGAGTACGAGATGGGTGTCATCGTCGTGAAGGCGAAGGAGCCCGACCCCGAGCTCGCCGAAGAGGATGCGGACGGCGACGAGGCGGTTGCGCCCCAGAAGGGTGTGAAGCCCGAGACCGACAAGCCCTCCGATTCGTAGTTCCTCATCCGTGTTCGCGAGGCGGTTGTGGGCGGCGGTGCTTCCCGCTTAGGCTCGCGCGATGGAAGCGTCCGAGCGGCCCGGGCGCGCGTCTCGCCGCCGAGGAAGTCCTGGAGCGCGCGCGAACGTTCTTCGCCGGCCACGCCGGGGCTGCACTGTCGTGCTGCGAGCCCACGCGGACGACGACCTCGCGGCAGCGGCTCGCACCTCGGATCTGAGCGAGCACGCTTCTGAGGGGACGTTGGTTAGTCTCGCGAATTTCGTTTAGTCGCGAGCGCCGAACCTCCCAAACCAAGCCGAAGTTCCACCGCGACTCACCAACCTCCCCTCGAGAGGAGCTAACGTCCCCTCGAGAGGAGCTCTGAAATGCAAAAGGTTTACGGGGCCCTGACCGGGCTCGTCTGTGTCTCCTGGGGTGCTTCGGGCATCATGGGTCTGACGGGAGCCGAGCAGATCATGGAGGGCCTGGCCGCCCTCGGATATCCGGCCTACGTCGCGACGATTCTGGGTGTCTGGAAGCTCCGGGCGGCGGTGGTGCTGCTCGCGCCCGGTCTCCCCCTGATCAAAGAATGGTGCTATTCTGGGCTGTTTTTCGACCTCACGGGGGCTCTCGCCTCCCACCTATCTGAACGGGGACGCGCCAGCGGATCTGCTGCCGCGGCTGATCGTTCTGGCGCTCGTGACCGGGTCCTATGCCCTCCGGCCGGCGGACCGCTGGCTGGTCTGGCGAGGGGCGGACTACCCGGTTGCTGAAGGTCGGGAGCCCGGGTAGGTTGCCTGGATCGGTGGCCTGCCGCTCGGCGGGCCGACTTCTGCCCAGCACCAGCATCAGGATTGGTGCCCGGGGCCCTGTTTGAGAGGAAAAAAGCACATGAAGCTCACGTTTCGTTCGACGGCTATCGCCGCGTGCGCTGGCCTGATGGTCGCTGCGCTGTCGTTTACTCCGGCTGCTGCCCAGGGGGATCGCAACGCGAAGATCCTCGGAAATCTGAAACTCAACATGCCTCAGCTGGGGGACATGACCCCGGAGATGGGCGCCATCACCCCGAGTGGGATCGAAGGCCTCGACCAGGGTTCGTTCACCGTGCGTGGCCGCCCGTACACCTTCCTCGTCACCTCCGACGACAAGAAGCTGTGGCTCCTCCAAGGCGACGCCATGGACGTGAGTAAGGGTGAGGCAGAGATCAAGGTCGCGCTCGCAAAGCGCGAGGAGGAGAAGAAGAAGGAAGCCGCCGAGCGCACCCAGAAGCTCGCTGCTTCGCTCGAGGGCCGTCCGTTCCGGGGCAAGGCCGACGCGGAGGTCACGATCGTCGAGTTCTCCGACTTCCAATGCCCGTACTGTACGCGCGGTGCCAACACGGTCGACCAGATCCTCGAGAAGTACCCGGACGACGTGAAGTTCGTCTTCCAGCACTTCCCGCTGAACTTCCACCCGTGGGCCAAGCCCGCCGCAATCGCTGCGAACTGCGCGGGCAACCAGGACCAGGAAGCGTTCTGGGTTCTGCACGACGCCTACTTCAAGAACCAGAAGGCGCTCAAGCCCGAGAACGTCGTGGCCAACAGCAAGGATTACTTGAAGGGCAGCAAGGTCGACGTTGCTGTCTGGGAGAAGTGCGCGGGCGACACGAACTCGGCCGAGTACAAAGCCGAGGCCGCCAAGGTCGATGCGGACATGAAGTTCGGCCAGTCCATGGGCGTCTCCGGGACGCCGGGCTTCTTTGTGAACGGCGAGTTCCTGAACGGGGCGCAGCCGATCACCGCGTTCGTTCCGCTGATCGAGAAGGCGAAGCAGTCCGGCTCCTGATCGGACGCATCTGAAGAAAATGGGGGACGCACTTCGGTGCGTCCCCCATTTTTGTTTCTGGATCCCGCGGCTCGTGACGCTAGCGGTTCGACCGTAGTCCGCGGGTCACCGTGGAGAGCACGCGCAGCCACACGTCGATGGCTTCTTCGCGCTCGACCTCGCCGGCGCGCACGCGCGCGTGGAGGGTGTTGAGGAGATACAGACCGGCTTCCATTGCCACGTCCGCCTCGAGTTTCGTCATGCCGATGGCTCGCAGGGGCTGGTGCCAGCGCACGTCGTACTCCTGACGAAACGTCTTTGCGTGGTCTTTGATCTCGCGGCCGAGGTTCGGAGTCGACCGAAGGATGAGGCCCGCTGGACCCATCAGGTCGAGGCCCTCCCAGATCAAAGCCGTCAGCGCCCGCGAGGCAGGCGGGATCTTGCCTTCCGGAGTTTCGACGAACCCTCGTATGCCCTCGTCGATCAGCTCAGCCGAGAGGGCTCCCATCTGCCGGTAGTACTCGGTGAGAACCGCCATGAGGAGATCCTCGCGACGCGGGAAGTACCGGTAGAAGAGCGTCCGTCCGCAGCCCGCCATCTCGGCGACGCGGGGGACACGGACCGCCTCGACACCTCCCTCGACGATCAGTTGTTGCGCGATCTCGATGAATTGCCTCCGTCGGCGTTCGCCGGCGGTCCCAGTTGCGCTTGTCGCTGCGGTGGATTCGTCGGTCATGGCGCGTCTCTTCCGATGCTTGACGAATTGTAAGTCGTCCCCATTCTCTGTCTCGAGGAAAAAGGTTCGATGTCTGGTCTATACCTCCGCGGCCTCCGCGAATAGGCAATCAGCGTCGAGCCAGCCCTGCCAGGTCCAGGGGCGCGTCCGGATCACCCTCTCACAGGTCTGTAGAACGTCCGCCAAGAGAGCTTCCGGTTCCGAGCCGCGAGCGCGGGCATGGAATTCCAGTACGCGCCGATCGTCTTCGATCCGGCCGTCGTACGGAATCACCGGCGCGTCGTGCTTCGCCGCGAGCCGTAGAAGGCCTACCGGAAGCTGAAGAGGCCGGCCGAGGAGCGTGGCCGACGTGTGATCGCGAAGCTCGAACGCGGCGGGAGAGACATCGAGGAGGGCTACGACGACTCCACCGTCGCCCAGATGGCGGTCGAGCGCACCGCGAGTGCGCGGGCCGGGCTTGATGAACGGTGGGCTCAGGTGCCGCTCGAGGTAGCGCATTCGCATGTTCTGCATCGCCGCGTCGTAACCCTTCAAACGCTCGCGCGGAGGAACGTGAAGGAACGTCGGCGTGAACCCCCGCGCGCGAAGGACGTCGAAGACGCGGAAGCCGCCGGAGAAATGGAAGGACGTCACCACTGCCGGCCCTGAGGCCGGGAGGTTCTCGGCTCCGACGACCCGCGTCGAAGCCAGGCGGCGGGAGTCGCTCCAGGCCACCGAAGTCACTGCGTCGAGATCGTCGCAGGCCATCTCGGCCACGAAGGCGTCGCCGGCCGCTGCGGCGAGGTGTTCGTCGCCGAGGAGGTCGCGGGCCTTCTGCGTGACGACGCTGCCGAGCCATCGCCGACGGTCCCCGCCGAGCACGGGAGTCAGGCGCCGGGTGAGCGCGTACCCGGCCTGACTTGGGAGTATGGCCGCCGCGCGCCGTAGGAGCAGGTCGGACGATTCAAACATCAGGACACCGGTGTGACGACGGTATCGCCGGAGGGCACACGGATTTCGAACACGGTACCGGACTGAGAGAAGCCGCTTCGAGCGAGAGGTTCGCCGTCTGCCCGAGGTCGCAGCGCGGTGAGGAGGTGGACCGCCGCACCCGAGGCGGACACGCGGAGGGGCGCAAGCGTATCTTCGGTCCCCCAGGCTACGTCGACCGCGAGGTGAGCCGTCGAGGTTGCCGCGTCCGGGTTCTGATGCCGTGCGAGCGACGTATCGTTCTGGCGCCAACCGTCGTCGCCGCCGCCGCGCGGTCCCGCGGGAATGGAGAAGCGGCCGTGTGCCTCGCCCCGTTCGATGTCGACCGTGGCCGAGATCTCGCCGAGGTCGATCCCGCTCCCCTTCGTGACTTCGGCCCCCCTGGCGACGAGGGCGACCTTGTCCTTCCCGCCCAGATCACCGTCGAGAATCACGAGCTTCCGGCCCGCGACCCTGAGATCTGCCGCGCGGGCCGGGGGCGAGAAGAAAAGGAGGGCGGCTGCGACGTCGACGCGGAGAAACG contains:
- a CDS encoding SGNH/GDSL hydrolase family protein; translated protein: MRRIVLLVVLALAPACSRTTVTSEPSILDSVACVRNEVADERAGLDVWNETMDRFERGDAENPTASTPVVFVGSSSIVFWQTVKDDMAPLPVLNRGFGGSATRQATHNVERIVLPYDPRAVVLYEGDNDLAFGMSADCVLLDMQAFVEKVHAGKPGVPIYILAVKPSIARAHLWEESVRANALIAALAEEDPEVTFIDVATPMFDEDGKLNKDLFVADGLHMNAKGYAIWTEAVRPVLLADLN
- a CDS encoding thioredoxin domain-containing protein, with product MKLTFRSTAIAACAGLMVAALSFTPAAAQGDRNAKILGNLKLNMPQLGDMTPEMGAITPSGIEGLDQGSFTVRGRPYTFLVTSDDKKLWLLQGDAMDVSKGEAEIKVALAKREEEKKKEAAERTQKLAASLEGRPFRGKADAEVTIVEFSDFQCPYCTRGANTVDQILEKYPDDVKFVFQHFPLNFHPWAKPAAIAANCAGNQDQEAFWVLHDAYFKNQKALKPENVVANSKDYLKGSKVDVAVWEKCAGDTNSAEYKAEAAKVDADMKFGQSMGVSGTPGFFVNGEFLNGAQPITAFVPLIEKAKQSGS
- a CDS encoding SDR family NAD(P)-dependent oxidoreductase — encoded protein: MSESKAGVCVVTGVGPGTGAALCRRFAKGGYAVAMLARSEERLRELESEVAGSRAYPTDVTDPDAIRATFEKIRKEMGPIQVLLHNAGNASFGDFSTISEDQFEAAWRINSLALLVCGQEAARDMVEQGSGAILVTGATASLRGGEMFAAFAPAKAAQRSLAQSMARHLGAKGVHVAYVVVDGVIDMPTTRQFMPDRPDEKFLAPASIAETFFQVAHQEKSAWTFELDVRPYGESW
- a CDS encoding TetR/AcrR family transcriptional regulator; translation: MTDESTAATSATGTAGERRRRQFIEIAQQLIVEGGVEAVRVPRVAEMAGCGRTLFYRYFPRREDLLMAVLTEYYRQMGALSAELIDEGIRGFVETPEGKIPPASRALTALIWEGLDLMGPAGLILRSTPNLGREIKDHAKTFRQEYDVRWHQPLRAIGMTKLEADVAMEAGLYLLNTLHARVRAGEVEREEAIDVWLRVLSTVTRGLRSNR
- a CDS encoding PaaI family thioesterase, with the translated sequence MELTEELKGKLKKSLATGIPAVARTGIEVVEIDKGYVKMKMPFEPNINHVQIMYAGSLFTLAELPGGAIFATSFDATRFYPIVRDMSIRFRRPAKTDITVEVRLDPKDAAEIAERAERDGKADYEWECELKDETGEVVAITKNIYQLRRIGS
- a CDS encoding DoxX family protein, whose protein sequence is MQKVYGALTGLVCVSWGASGIMGLTGAEQIMEGLAALGYPAYVATILGVWKLRAAVVLLAPGLPLIKEWCYSGLFFDLTGALASHLSERGRASGSAAAADRSGARDRVLCPPAGGPLAGLARGGLPGC